In Caldilineales bacterium, the following proteins share a genomic window:
- a CDS encoding B12-binding domain-containing radical SAM protein, giving the protein MPASVFLVNFRNERDMYPPFGIMYVADALLQLGCEVRIFHETEAGKQNFLREVERRRPDWVGFSTITGPQLRTTIEATQAVKAMGIPTVWGGVHATIMPEAVLKEDYVDFVIVNEGEVTAQELTQALADGRELASIRGLAWRDEGGDIHINPERPFIANLDDFRPRWDLLPNIPAYFLQSGPYRRAIPVYISRGCPFRCGFCYNEVVMKRTWRQHSEAFVVEQVHWLRDHYGIDAVDYADDYLFGRIKAMQRMVETVGMPWSGQVRVQLLKPEFVQWMAQTGCQWVNVGAESGSQAVLDSIHKDQRAEMIEWGIRNLAEYAPDIEANLSFILGLPAEGPAERRLTLDVIERVCAVNRKARCSVAIYMPYPGTPLWPDALERGYIPPADQMGWAEFDIHKGNTPWVSESEGRAMSDICDILFVGRSQGHWLLAPYYALLRWRWRHGFFKYYLEGAVKTGGAALIQRVGPLRSLRDALRPRLVRYNDNTHKGPTASHAAFGASESV; this is encoded by the coding sequence ATGCCCGCCTCCGTCTTTCTGGTCAATTTTCGCAACGAGCGCGACATGTATCCCCCTTTTGGGATCATGTATGTGGCCGACGCCCTGCTGCAATTAGGCTGCGAAGTGCGCATCTTCCATGAGACAGAGGCGGGCAAACAAAATTTCTTGCGCGAGGTGGAGCGCCGACGCCCGGATTGGGTCGGCTTCAGCACCATCACCGGCCCGCAACTACGGACGACTATCGAGGCCACCCAGGCTGTCAAAGCCATGGGCATCCCCACCGTCTGGGGCGGCGTCCATGCCACGATCATGCCCGAGGCGGTGCTGAAAGAGGATTATGTCGATTTCGTCATCGTCAACGAAGGCGAGGTCACGGCGCAGGAACTCACGCAGGCGCTGGCCGACGGACGGGAGCTGGCCAGCATTCGGGGTCTGGCCTGGCGGGACGAGGGGGGCGACATCCACATCAACCCCGAACGCCCGTTCATCGCCAACCTGGATGACTTCCGCCCGCGCTGGGATCTGCTGCCAAACATCCCGGCCTACTTCCTGCAATCCGGCCCCTACCGCCGCGCCATCCCGGTCTACATCTCGCGCGGCTGCCCGTTCCGGTGCGGTTTCTGCTACAACGAAGTGGTGATGAAACGCACCTGGCGGCAACATTCCGAGGCGTTTGTAGTCGAACAGGTGCACTGGCTGCGCGACCACTACGGCATCGACGCCGTCGATTACGCCGACGACTATCTGTTTGGCCGCATCAAAGCCATGCAACGCATGGTCGAGACGGTGGGCATGCCCTGGAGCGGGCAGGTGCGGGTGCAGCTCCTCAAGCCGGAGTTCGTGCAGTGGATGGCGCAGACCGGCTGCCAGTGGGTCAACGTTGGGGCCGAGTCAGGCTCGCAGGCTGTGCTCGATAGCATCCACAAAGACCAGAGGGCCGAGATGATCGAGTGGGGCATCCGCAACCTGGCCGAATATGCCCCTGACATCGAAGCCAACCTCAGCTTCATCCTCGGCCTGCCAGCCGAAGGCCCGGCCGAGCGCCGTCTCACCCTGGATGTGATCGAGCGCGTGTGCGCGGTCAACCGCAAGGCCCGCTGCTCGGTGGCCATTTACATGCCCTATCCGGGCACCCCGCTCTGGCCCGACGCCCTGGAGCGCGGCTATATCCCGCCCGCCGACCAGATGGGCTGGGCCGAGTTCGACATCCACAAAGGCAACACACCCTGGGTGAGCGAGAGCGAAGGCCGGGCCATGTCCGACATCTGCGACATCCTCTTCGTCGGCCGCAGCCAGGGGCATTGGCTCCTGGCCCCCTACTACGCCCTGCTGCGCTGGCGCTGGCGGCATGGCTTCTTCAAGTATTATCTCGAAGGCGCCGTCAAGACCGGCGGCGCCGCCCTCATCCAGCGCGTCGGCCCGCTGCGCTCGTTGCGCGATGCCTTACGCCCGCGGCTCGTCCGCTACAACGACAACACCCACAAAGGCCCCACCGCCAGCCACGCCGCCTTTGGCGCCAGCGAATCGGTCTGA
- a CDS encoding ferritin, translating into MEKSNMFSQKVQNAINDQIDAELYSAYVYLSMSAYFEAQNLPGFAHWMRLQYQEETQHALKLFDYMNDRGGAIVLKAVDAPPAGSGSTLAIFEKTLAHEQKVTGLIHSLYKLAVDEGDYPTQVLLQWYIDEQVEEEKNATAAVANLRLAGDSGPGLLLLDREMGGRGAAD; encoded by the coding sequence ATGGAGAAATCAAATATGTTCAGCCAAAAAGTCCAGAACGCCATCAACGATCAGATCGACGCCGAACTCTATTCGGCCTACGTCTATCTGTCCATGTCAGCCTATTTCGAGGCGCAGAACCTGCCCGGTTTTGCCCATTGGATGCGGCTGCAGTACCAGGAGGAGACGCAGCACGCGCTCAAGCTGTTCGACTACATGAACGACCGCGGCGGCGCCATCGTCCTCAAAGCCGTCGATGCCCCGCCGGCCGGCTCCGGCAGCACGCTTGCCATCTTCGAAAAGACCCTCGCCCACGAGCAGAAAGTCACCGGGCTGATCCACAGCCTCTACAAGCTGGCGGTAGATGAGGGCGACTACCCCACCCAGGTGCTGTTGCAGTGGTACATCGACGAACAGGTGGAAGAAGAGAAGAACGCCACCGCCGCCGTCGCCAATCTGCGGCTTGCCGGTGATTCAGGGCCGGGGCTGCTCTTGCTCGACCGCGAAATGGGCGGGCGCGGGGCCGCGGATTGA
- a CDS encoding DNRLRE domain-containing protein has protein sequence MLALLLLLLVVFLGPVNSAASALQADQASALEPQATPTTVVLSQGLNGYAGTTDTWLNFFATSTNYGAADRFQVRGGGQASALVRFDLSSLPAGATILDAHLQLHTIGRSSVGPIDVGAFGLRRPWKENEATWAEAAAGDPWAGPGASNPDFDRLPASSSVASVSTLNDDYVWNVTDLVQGWYADSSGNNGLILVGVSSTLIAYEFQSSFGGYFEDRPKLVITYVEGTVETSTPTPTFTPSSNTSTPTPSPTPVPTISVILSQGRDGYTGTNDTWINSFATTANYGAATLLEVRGGGQSSSLVRFDLSSLPAAGITIQRARLRLYSLSRSNSAPVNVGAFGLLRPWAEHEATWEMAMAGQPWHKPGATGDDSDRTRDPIAVSPVPAVNVWTDWDVTPLANFWHDVPSENFGILLQGISPTLVQYDFQSSFGGDWQQRPQLVVDYSFDLNTTDTPTPTMTPTSTSKPTSTATRTPTSTPTPTPSRTPTFTTTPTATPSRTPTSTTTPTVTPSQTPTPTATPSQTPTPTATPTSTPGPTATPTPTPTPSPTPSPTPTPTPTATFTPTPTFTPTATPTATATLTLTLTPTATPTGPSSPPDSYEDDNACTRANVIPTDGSTQTHNFNRPGDQDWIKFTAEEHKTYVIETSNIGADHNGVLSIFNACQNPSLGSADNAFGQTLRLEWDVQTAGVYYLKMQQHDPTIFGPTTNYNISVSKDVLPPSPPASLRTSALDRALAIQWRRSSGRDVAGYYVWFGTTSGFYSGFEPVDGADVTYFELTGLQNGLRYYVAISAYDFSGNVSNRSLEISAQPAPPPDQTAPVVAIDQPTANAAYSTTLGILSVGGAATDIANNLSRARVRNITRSKEWWDYSLEGGSDSFHIDNVELGQGANDIEVTVFDSAGNQGTDSLTINRLTSSPGSVIILAGRNDTNSLQTNIENATNRAYRVFKGAGFSDDDIYYLAPVSQDPNGDGVYNEVDATTSASNLQQAITVWAASGGRVGPGKPLYLYMMDHGEIDYFCADGCTSSGRFTARSLDGWLGSLESSSSVDQINIIVEACHSGSFIDRSGEPLQSISRSGRVVITSTNRDNNAYASAQGAYFSDSFFSCVAASNSLRFCFDQARSAIAATGNLQQPWMDDNGDGLSNTLDGSLAQGRYVTHFFGISPPRFVAATVRVVGGNGVLEARLESGSEPVELVWAAVYAPSFQEPDNTTLDLGVPLVALSAVPGQPDLYRATYNGGFIEPGAYRVVFYAQDRVESYAQPWLLISGGAQVFLPMALRASH, from the coding sequence ATGCTCGCCCTCCTCCTTCTCTTGCTGGTGGTGTTCCTGGGGCCGGTCAATAGCGCCGCGTCCGCCCTCCAGGCTGACCAGGCTTCTGCTCTGGAGCCACAGGCCACGCCCACCACGGTCGTCCTCAGTCAGGGACTGAACGGCTATGCCGGCACGACCGACACCTGGCTGAATTTCTTTGCCACCTCTACCAACTATGGCGCCGCCGATCGGTTTCAGGTGAGGGGTGGGGGGCAGGCCAGCGCCCTCGTGCGTTTCGATTTGTCGTCACTGCCGGCCGGCGCGACGATCCTCGACGCCCATCTGCAACTCCATACGATCGGACGATCTTCGGTTGGCCCGATCGATGTCGGCGCCTTTGGCCTGCGCCGGCCGTGGAAAGAGAACGAGGCGACGTGGGCTGAGGCGGCGGCGGGCGACCCGTGGGCCGGGCCAGGCGCCAGCAACCCTGATTTCGACAGGTTGCCAGCGTCATCCTCGGTCGCCTCGGTATCAACGCTCAACGACGATTACGTCTGGAATGTGACGGATCTGGTGCAGGGCTGGTATGCCGACTCCTCCGGCAACAACGGCCTCATCCTGGTCGGTGTCAGCAGCACTCTAATCGCCTACGAATTTCAATCCTCATTTGGCGGCTACTTCGAAGATCGCCCGAAACTGGTCATCACCTATGTGGAGGGGACGGTAGAGACCTCCACGCCCACACCCACGTTCACGCCCTCAAGCAATACATCGACCCCGACCCCCAGCCCAACGCCCGTCCCCACCATTTCCGTCATCCTCAGCCAGGGGCGCGATGGCTACACCGGCACGAACGACACCTGGATCAACTCCTTTGCTACCACGGCCAATTACGGCGCGGCCACCTTGCTGGAGGTGCGAGGGGGCGGGCAATCGAGTTCGCTCGTGCGCTTTGATCTTTCATCCCTGCCAGCCGCCGGCATCACCATCCAGCGGGCGCGGCTGCGGTTGTACAGCCTGTCGCGCTCGAACAGCGCCCCGGTCAATGTTGGGGCCTTCGGGCTGTTGCGGCCGTGGGCCGAGCACGAGGCCACCTGGGAGATGGCGATGGCCGGACAGCCGTGGCACAAGCCCGGCGCCACCGGCGACGACAGCGACCGCACCCGCGACCCGATCGCCGTCAGCCCGGTGCCGGCGGTCAATGTCTGGACGGATTGGGATGTCACACCCCTGGCAAACTTCTGGCACGACGTTCCGAGTGAGAATTTCGGCATCCTCTTGCAAGGGATCAGCCCCACGTTGGTGCAATATGACTTCCAATCTTCATTTGGCGGCGATTGGCAGCAGCGCCCGCAGTTGGTGGTCGATTACAGCTTCGATCTGAACACCACCGACACGCCCACGCCCACGATGACACCCACTTCGACCTCCAAACCTACCTCCACAGCCACCCGCACTCCCACGTCTACACCTACACCCACCCCCAGCCGCACGCCCACTTTTACCACCACCCCCACCGCCACCCCCAGTCGAACGCCCACTTCTACCACCACCCCCACGGTCACTCCCAGCCAAACGCCCACCCCCACAGCCACTCCCAGCCAAACGCCCACCCCTACTGCTACCCCCACCTCCACGCCCGGCCCAACGGCTACGCCCACCCCCACGCCCACGCCATCGCCCACCCCCAGCCCGACGCCCACACCCACCCCAACCGCCACCTTCACCCCAACGCCGACTTTCACCCCCACCGCCACCCCCACGGCTACGGCCACGCTCACCCTCACGCTCACCCCGACGGCCACGCCCACCGGCCCTTCCTCGCCGCCTGATAGCTACGAAGACGATAACGCCTGCACCCGCGCCAACGTCATCCCCACGGATGGCTCGACTCAAACCCACAACTTCAACCGGCCGGGCGACCAGGATTGGATCAAATTCACCGCCGAAGAGCACAAGACCTACGTCATCGAGACCTCGAACATTGGCGCCGACCACAACGGCGTGCTCTCGATCTTCAACGCCTGCCAGAACCCGTCGCTTGGCTCGGCCGACAATGCTTTTGGGCAGACGCTGCGCCTGGAATGGGACGTCCAAACGGCCGGCGTCTACTACCTGAAGATGCAGCAACACGATCCCACCATCTTCGGTCCGACTACCAACTATAACATCAGTGTCAGCAAGGACGTTTTGCCACCCTCGCCGCCGGCCAGCCTGCGCACCTCGGCCCTCGACCGCGCCCTGGCCATCCAGTGGCGGCGCAGCTCGGGCCGCGATGTTGCAGGCTATTACGTCTGGTTTGGCACCACATCCGGCTTCTACAGCGGTTTCGAGCCGGTAGATGGGGCGGATGTCACCTACTTTGAGCTGACCGGGCTACAGAATGGACTGCGCTATTACGTTGCCATCAGCGCCTACGACTTTTCGGGCAATGTCAGCAACCGCTCGTTGGAGATCAGCGCCCAGCCGGCTCCCCCGCCCGACCAGACGGCGCCGGTAGTTGCCATCGATCAGCCAACGGCCAACGCCGCCTATTCGACCACGCTCGGCATCCTCAGCGTCGGCGGCGCCGCGACCGACATTGCCAACAACCTCAGCCGGGCGCGGGTGCGCAACATCACCCGCAGCAAGGAATGGTGGGATTACAGTCTGGAGGGCGGGAGCGACTCGTTCCACATCGACAACGTCGAGTTGGGTCAGGGCGCCAACGATATCGAAGTCACCGTCTTCGATTCGGCTGGCAACCAGGGAACCGATAGCTTGACCATCAACCGCCTGACTTCTAGCCCCGGTTCGGTCATCATCCTGGCGGGGCGAAACGACACCAACAGTCTGCAAACCAATATCGAAAACGCCACCAACCGCGCCTATCGGGTGTTCAAGGGAGCCGGATTCAGCGACGACGACATCTATTACCTGGCGCCTGTCTCCCAGGACCCGAACGGGGATGGCGTGTACAACGAAGTCGACGCCACGACGAGCGCCAGCAATCTGCAACAGGCGATCACGGTTTGGGCGGCGAGCGGCGGGCGGGTTGGCCCTGGCAAGCCGCTCTATCTCTACATGATGGATCATGGCGAGATCGACTATTTCTGCGCCGACGGCTGCACCTCGTCGGGTCGCTTCACTGCCCGTTCGTTGGATGGCTGGTTGGGCAGTCTGGAAAGCAGCAGCAGCGTGGATCAGATCAATATCATCGTCGAGGCCTGCCATTCCGGCAGCTTCATCGACCGCAGCGGCGAACCTCTGCAGAGCATTTCGCGCTCGGGCCGGGTGGTCATCACCTCGACCAACCGCGACAACAATGCCTATGCCTCGGCCCAGGGCGCCTATTTCTCCGATTCCTTCTTCTCGTGCGTGGCGGCCAGCAACAGCTTGCGCTTCTGCTTCGACCAGGCCCGCTCTGCCATCGCCGCCACTGGCAACCTGCAACAACCGTGGATGGACGACAACGGCGACGGCCTCAGCAACACCCTCGATGGTTCGCTGGCGCAGGGCCGCTACGTCACACACTTCTTTGGCATCTCGCCCCCTCGCTTCGTGGCAGCGACGGTGAGGGTGGTGGGTGGCAATGGCGTCTTGGAAGCCCGCCTGGAAAGCGGCTCCGAGCCGGTCGAGTTGGTGTGGGCGGCGGTCTATGCGCCGTCGTTCCAAGAACCAGACAACACCACGCTCGACCTGGGGGTGCCGTTGGTGGCCCTGAGCGCAGTTCCAGGCCAGCCGGACCTCTATCGCGCCACGTACAACGGTGGTTTCATCGAACCAGGCGCTTATCGTGTGGTTTTCTACGCCCAAGACCGCGTCGAAAGCTACGCCCAGCCCTGGCTGCTCATCAGTGGGGGGGCGCAGGTCTTTCTGCCCATGGCCCTGCGCGCCAGTCACTGA
- a CDS encoding pre-peptidase C-terminal domain-containing protein: MSDSTTPSGAAGAQTRTRRPLGWLPGAAGIALIVVLLSWAALSPVQGAAPGSLLPFLAPQNPGPDLVISTLRLSQAVPAANTPVDIEVRVTNQGTTASPAFFTYLYTDLAAPPTPGTPDRTFFQYFGLNPGQSITFTYQGHTFATVGCDHNVYAWVDRDNEVVEDNEENNLSLITFCVGTTPTPTATPSPTISPTPTLTPTATDTPTPAPCQADAFEPDLTCGAAAAITTNGLQQIRNLCPVGDEDWAKFTATAGITYTVATSNTGVDADTVLAVYNQCNQPPASTSDPAFGNGAQLVFQAPTTGTYYVRVKHHNATYGQNASYQLSVTGATDCAGDTFEQDNSCSAARDVTVGGPLQRRRFCASQDADWIKFPASSGATYAITPTLVGPDAHPQLTVLDQCGAQTPVTQGQNLQWTAAADQTYYIGIQNQNPDIFGPTTNYDLRVQMTACAPDDFEGDNTPTDASLSLPTGAGQDHDFCPLGDLDWTRFQAQAGQLYVMETFELADDADTKICLYQADGSTQIACNDDGGGALASRLRWTAAAAGDYYLRVENRKSGVSGPTTGYNLAITAGETYDAFEQDGTKDLAKTIASDGTPQHHNFTPDGDQDWVKFEAVAGEPYTMQSACVGGDCDTIMHLIGSDGTTELSQNDDYGSGPGSRITYIFPQAGTYYVRVHHYRSNRSGNGTRYDLTVTRNYQPPTPTPTATPTTSGGPTPTPTVTPPASGIQTLIVTNRERLSALYGETAATDVMNALALLADHPLVKGQIVQVENNAAANTAYIQWANNLRDTNATQAVSAAVRNVILSYLANNPNVQYIVLVGNDMVIPFRRFPDRTRYSESRYQAFVTGNTTIWAACRDNMALTDDYYADREPNLVGGREIYVPDFGLGRLPEGPNEITVFINNFIANSEIHLQRALVTGYDFVADTGVNISTTISSDLGPDGSVDGGLNGEFWQASSLRERQLNTVPRFDVQSINGHASHHLEGAPVGGSVADTDIRSYGSSDLRGSLVFTVGCHSGLNDVGGLPAGLDLAQAFFGRGANYIANTGYGWGSNNGLGWSERLMSNFTKEWTKGASVPIGRAFMAAKQRYFTETSNFDAYDEKAMQESTLYGLPQYRLVSGGVLGPEDPFPGVSFTTTLPLGDEEVNVGKLDLSLNGSFTALDETQTTDGAFYSINDSTQVAANQPVQPQIYANVTSQTAGRAHGVIIRGGSYTDVPAVDPLVAQPVHEWVPRADWAEPAALSDGWWPPEPANVQALDTGRPLDQLVTQIGQFDASTGQQRLYDDMSLDLLYSDSEDWTPPAITLVSESVDLHRRVAKVKVEASDPSGIMAVVVLYTHGDGVWSDQDLDFDIAADKWLGEIPATERTSYWVQVIDKAGNVASDTNKGYYYALAESFRQLFLPTLLRLRP; the protein is encoded by the coding sequence ATGAGCGACTCCACCACCCCATCCGGCGCCGCTGGCGCCCAAACACGCACCCGGCGGCCCCTGGGCTGGTTGCCTGGCGCCGCCGGCATCGCCCTCATCGTTGTCTTGCTGTCGTGGGCAGCGTTGTCGCCAGTGCAAGGAGCCGCGCCGGGCAGTCTGCTGCCATTCCTCGCCCCTCAGAACCCCGGCCCCGACCTGGTAATCAGCACGCTCCGCCTTTCCCAGGCCGTCCCCGCTGCCAACACACCGGTCGATATCGAAGTCCGCGTCACCAACCAGGGCACCACCGCCAGCCCCGCCTTCTTCACCTATCTCTACACCGATCTGGCCGCCCCCCCCACCCCCGGCACGCCCGACCGCACCTTCTTCCAATATTTCGGCCTCAACCCTGGCCAATCGATCACCTTCACCTACCAGGGCCATACTTTTGCCACCGTCGGTTGCGACCACAATGTCTATGCCTGGGTCGATCGCGACAACGAGGTTGTCGAAGACAACGAAGAAAACAACCTCAGCCTGATCACCTTCTGCGTGGGGACGACGCCGACTCCCACGGCCACGCCCTCTCCCACGATCTCCCCGACCCCCACACTCACGCCCACCGCCACGGATACCCCCACCCCGGCCCCCTGCCAGGCTGACGCCTTCGAGCCGGACCTCACCTGTGGCGCTGCTGCCGCCATCACCACCAACGGCCTGCAACAAATCCGCAACCTCTGTCCCGTCGGCGACGAAGACTGGGCCAAATTCACCGCCACCGCCGGGATCACCTATACCGTCGCCACCTCCAACACCGGCGTCGACGCCGACACCGTCCTGGCGGTCTATAACCAGTGCAACCAGCCGCCCGCCAGCACCAGCGACCCGGCCTTTGGCAATGGCGCCCAACTGGTCTTCCAGGCCCCCACCACGGGGACTTACTATGTCCGGGTCAAGCACCACAACGCCACCTACGGCCAAAACGCCTCCTATCAGCTTTCCGTCACCGGCGCCACCGACTGCGCCGGCGATACCTTCGAGCAAGACAATTCGTGTTCTGCAGCCCGCGATGTGACAGTGGGCGGCCCGCTCCAGCGCCGTCGCTTCTGCGCCTCGCAGGATGCCGATTGGATCAAGTTCCCGGCCTCCAGCGGCGCCACCTATGCCATCACCCCCACCCTGGTTGGCCCCGATGCCCATCCTCAACTGACCGTGCTCGACCAATGTGGCGCCCAGACGCCGGTCACGCAGGGCCAGAACCTGCAATGGACGGCCGCCGCCGACCAGACCTATTACATCGGCATCCAGAACCAGAACCCCGACATCTTCGGCCCCACCACCAACTATGACCTGCGGGTGCAGATGACAGCCTGCGCCCCGGACGATTTCGAGGGCGACAACACCCCCACGGACGCCAGCCTCTCGCTCCCCACCGGCGCCGGGCAGGACCACGACTTCTGCCCGTTGGGCGATCTGGACTGGACGCGCTTCCAGGCTCAGGCGGGGCAACTGTATGTGATGGAAACCTTCGAGTTGGCCGACGACGCTGACACCAAGATCTGCCTCTACCAGGCCGACGGCAGCACTCAGATCGCCTGCAACGACGATGGCGGCGGCGCCCTGGCCTCGCGGCTGCGCTGGACGGCCGCTGCTGCCGGCGACTACTATCTGCGGGTCGAGAACCGCAAGAGCGGGGTCAGCGGCCCCACCACCGGCTACAATCTGGCCATCACCGCCGGCGAAACCTACGACGCCTTCGAGCAGGATGGAACCAAGGATCTGGCCAAGACCATCGCCAGCGATGGCACGCCCCAACACCACAACTTCACGCCCGATGGCGACCAGGACTGGGTGAAGTTCGAGGCCGTGGCCGGCGAACCGTATACGATGCAATCGGCCTGCGTGGGCGGCGATTGCGACACGATCATGCACCTGATCGGCAGCGACGGGACGACCGAGCTGAGCCAGAACGACGACTACGGCTCCGGCCCCGGTTCGCGCATTACCTACATCTTCCCGCAGGCGGGGACCTACTACGTGCGGGTGCATCACTATCGCTCCAACCGGTCGGGCAACGGCACCCGCTACGACCTGACCGTGACCCGCAACTACCAGCCGCCGACGCCCACCCCCACCGCCACCCCCACCACCTCTGGCGGCCCCACCCCCACGCCCACCGTCACCCCACCCGCTTCCGGCATCCAAACACTCATCGTCACCAACCGCGAGCGCCTGTCTGCGCTCTACGGCGAGACTGCGGCCACAGATGTGATGAACGCCCTCGCCCTCCTGGCTGACCACCCCCTGGTCAAGGGCCAGATCGTCCAGGTGGAGAACAACGCCGCCGCCAACACGGCTTACATCCAATGGGCCAACAACTTGCGCGACACCAACGCCACTCAAGCCGTCAGCGCCGCCGTCCGCAATGTGATCCTTTCCTATCTGGCCAACAACCCCAACGTGCAGTACATCGTGTTGGTGGGCAACGACATGGTGATCCCGTTCCGGCGCTTTCCCGACCGCACCCGCTATTCCGAAAGCCGTTACCAGGCCTTTGTGACCGGCAACACCACCATCTGGGCTGCCTGCCGCGACAACATGGCCCTGACCGACGACTACTACGCCGACCGTGAGCCGAACCTGGTGGGCGGGCGCGAGATCTACGTGCCCGATTTCGGCCTGGGCCGGCTGCCCGAAGGCCCGAACGAGATCACCGTCTTCATCAACAATTTCATCGCCAACAGCGAAATCCATCTCCAACGGGCGCTCGTCACCGGCTACGATTTTGTCGCCGATACCGGCGTCAACATCTCGACCACCATCTCCTCTGACCTGGGGCCGGATGGCTCGGTCGATGGCGGTCTCAACGGCGAATTTTGGCAGGCGTCGAGCTTACGCGAGCGCCAGCTCAACACCGTTCCCCGCTTCGATGTTCAGTCCATCAACGGCCACGCCAGCCATCATCTGGAAGGCGCTCCCGTGGGTGGCTCGGTAGCCGATACTGATATCCGCAGCTACGGCTCGTCGGATCTGCGCGGGAGCCTGGTGTTCACGGTGGGCTGTCATTCGGGTCTGAACGACGTGGGGGGCTTACCGGCCGGCCTCGATCTGGCGCAGGCCTTCTTTGGGCGCGGGGCCAACTACATCGCCAACACCGGCTATGGCTGGGGGTCGAACAACGGTTTGGGCTGGTCCGAGCGTCTGATGAGCAATTTCACCAAAGAGTGGACAAAGGGCGCGTCGGTGCCTATCGGCCGGGCGTTCATGGCGGCCAAACAGCGCTATTTCACCGAAACGAGCAATTTCGACGCTTACGACGAGAAGGCGATGCAGGAATCGACTCTCTACGGGCTACCGCAGTACCGCCTGGTCAGCGGCGGCGTCCTCGGCCCTGAGGACCCCTTCCCTGGCGTCAGCTTCACCACCACCCTGCCCCTGGGCGACGAAGAAGTCAACGTCGGCAAGCTCGACCTCAGCCTCAACGGTTCCTTCACCGCCCTGGACGAGACACAGACCACCGACGGCGCCTTCTACAGCATCAACGACAGCACGCAGGTGGCCGCCAACCAGCCCGTGCAGCCGCAGATCTACGCCAATGTCACCTCGCAGACGGCGGGCCGCGCCCACGGGGTGATCATCCGCGGGGGCAGCTACACCGATGTCCCGGCCGTGGACCCGTTGGTGGCGCAGCCGGTGCACGAGTGGGTGCCCCGCGCCGATTGGGCCGAGCCGGCCGCCCTCAGCGACGGCTGGTGGCCGCCAGAACCGGCCAATGTCCAGGCGCTGGATACGGGCCGGCCGCTGGATCAACTCGTCACCCAGATCGGGCAGTTCGATGCCTCAACCGGGCAGCAGCGGCTGTACGACGATATGAGCCTCGACCTGCTGTACTCGGACAGCGAGGACTGGACCCCGCCGGCGATCACGCTGGTGAGCGAGAGCGTGGATCTACACCGGCGGGTGGCAAAGGTGAAGGTCGAGGCCAGCGATCCATCCGGGATCATGGCGGTGGTCGTCCTCTACACCCATGGCGACGGCGTCTGGAGCGACCAGGACCTCGATTTCGACATCGCCGCCGACAAATGGTTGGGCGAGATCCCGGCCACCGAGCGGACAAGCTATTGGGTGCAGGTGATCGACAAAGCCGGCAACGTCGCCTCTGACACCAACAAGGGCTATTACTACGCCCTGGCCGAGAGCTTCCGCCAGTTGTTCTTGCCCACGCTGTTGCGTCTGCGGCCATGA